In one window of Dioscorea cayenensis subsp. rotundata cultivar TDr96_F1 unplaced genomic scaffold, TDr96_F1_v2_PseudoChromosome.rev07_lg8_w22 25.fasta BLBR01002211.1, whole genome shotgun sequence DNA:
- the LOC120257588 gene encoding LOW QUALITY PROTEIN: glucuronoxylan 4-O-methyltransferase 3-like (The sequence of the model RefSeq protein was modified relative to this genomic sequence to represent the inferred CDS: deleted 1 base in 1 codon) has translation MRSKVQANLNLKHILIGLSLIFLLLLILRPNLSSSSPPSPQNLSPSIKPLSTSDEKQQEIKSPSSCTKIPASLADTIIHYTTQNITPQQTFKEVSVTARVLQKKSPCNFLVFGLGHDSLMWSALNHAGRTVFLEEDQNWIESITSIFPSLEAYHATYNTKVSQAEELMQLGKQEECTVVGDLRYSKCALALKELPACFYEVEWDLIMVDAPTGYIPEAPGRMGAIYSAGMVARGRKEGETDVFVHDVDRIVEDKFSSEFLCESYLKEQEGRLRHFTIPSHRSELGMPFCPN, from the exons atGAGGTCCAAAGTCCAAGCAAACCTAAACCTAAAACACATCCTCATAGGACTCTccctcatcttcctcctcctcctcatccttaGACCAAACCTCTCATCATCCTCTCCTCCTTCACCTCAAAACTTATCACCCTCTATTAAACCATTATCAACAAGTGatgaaaaacaacaagaaattaaaTCACCATCATCTTGCACAAAGATCCCAGCATCACTAGCAGACACAATAATCCACTACACAACCCAAAACATAACCCCACAACAAACCTTCAAAGAAGTATCAGTGACTGCAAGAGTCCTACAAAAGAAATCCCCATGCAACTTCCTAGTCTTTGGCCTTGGCCATGACAGTCTCATGTGGAGCGCTCTCAACCATGCCGGGCGTACAGTGTTCTTGGAAGAGGACCAGAACTGGATTGAAAGCATAACCAGCATATTCCCAAGCCTAGAAGCCTACCATGCAACGTACAACACTAAAGTTAGCCAAGCAGAAGAGCTCATGCAGCTTGGAAAGCAAGAAGAGTGTACTGTGGTTGGTGATCTGAGGTATTCTAAGTGTGCATTGGCGTTGAAGGAATTGCCA GCTTGTTTTTATGAAGTTGAGTGGGATTTGATCATGGTCGATGCGCCGACCGGGTATATACCGGAGGCACCGGGGAGGATGGGAGCTATATATAGTGCTGGGATGGTGGCAAGAGGGAGAAAGGAAGGTGAGACTGATGTGTTTGTGCATGATGTTGATAGGATTGTGGAGGATAAGTTCTCTTCTGAGTTTCTTTGTGAGAGTTATTTGAAGGAGCAAGAAGGTAGGCTTAGGCATTTCACCATTCCTAGTCATAGGAGTGAGCTTGGTATGCCTTTTTGCCctaattag